A genomic segment from Elusimicrobiales bacterium encodes:
- a CDS encoding site-specific DNA-methyltransferase, protein MTSPAFKQKASRNRSIELSEADCLAMRHNLLKLTSPVSLAQIENKTINQDVFEAIDYLPDRFVDLLFADPPYNLNKTFNQTAFKAMESEQYAQWLDSWIKKVVRLLKPNASVYICGDWKSSSLVFNVAQKYFHILNRITFEREKGRGAKTNWKNCSEDIWFCTMSDEYYFNVDAVKIRRKVIAPYKDEYGKPKDWTKTANGNYRITHPSNIWTDITIPFWSMPENTEHPTQKPEKLAAKIILASSKPGDMIFDPFLGSGTTSVVAKKLGRRYTGIEIDERYALLAEKRLAVVEHDKTIQGYSDGMFWERNSLNPRTGVRVGKNTPELSEGLFTAMPL, encoded by the coding sequence ATGACGTCACCAGCATTTAAGCAAAAAGCGTCGCGCAACAGAAGCATTGAATTGTCCGAAGCAGATTGCCTGGCTATGCGGCATAATCTCCTGAAACTGACTTCGCCGGTCAGTCTTGCCCAAATTGAAAACAAGACCATCAATCAGGATGTGTTTGAGGCAATTGATTATCTGCCGGACCGGTTTGTTGATTTATTGTTTGCCGACCCGCCATATAACCTGAATAAGACATTTAACCAAACCGCGTTCAAGGCTATGGAATCGGAGCAGTATGCGCAGTGGCTGGATTCCTGGATAAAAAAGGTTGTCCGCTTGCTTAAACCCAATGCGTCGGTTTATATTTGCGGAGACTGGAAGTCTTCGTCGTTGGTGTTTAACGTCGCGCAGAAGTATTTTCATATACTAAACCGCATAACCTTTGAAAGAGAAAAAGGCCGCGGCGCAAAAACGAATTGGAAGAACTGTTCGGAGGATATTTGGTTTTGCACAATGTCCGACGAGTATTATTTCAACGTTGATGCCGTTAAAATAAGGCGAAAAGTAATTGCTCCTTACAAAGACGAATATGGCAAACCAAAAGACTGGACTAAAACCGCAAATGGAAATTACCGCATTACCCATCCGTCAAATATCTGGACCGATATAACGATTCCTTTCTGGTCAATGCCTGAAAACACAGAGCATCCAACCCAGAAACCGGAGAAACTGGCCGCGAAAATAATTCTGGCCAGTTCAAAGCCGGGCGATATGATTTTTGATCCGTTCCTGGGTTCCGGCACCACCTCGGTGGTTGCAAAGAAGCTTGGACGGAGATATACCGGAATAGAAATAGACGAGCGCTACGCCCTGCTGGCCGAAAAGAGGCTGGCCGTAGTTGAGCATGATAAAACTATACAGGGTTATTCCGATGGGATGTTCTGGGAGCGAAACAGCCTTAACCCGCGGACCGGCGTTCGCGTTGGTAAAAACACTCCCGAACTATCCGAGGGCTTGTTCACGGCCATGCCATTATGA
- the ftsZ gene encoding cell division protein FtsZ produces the protein MTNLKARFNGKRANIKVVGVGGGGGNAINRMVDAKIGGVDFLALNTDAQDLRRNLAPYRCQLGENLTKGLGVGGDPDRGRAAAEESMEQIKQLVGDADLLFITAGMGGGTGTGAAPVIARVAREAAGADVLLIGVVTRPFDFEGHERMRQAQEGINAMRSHVDSLLVIPNEKLFDIIDRNTPTKEAYKMADDVLRQAVQGISEVITTPGEVNVDFNDVRRIMSKSGEALIGIGQSASATRHTDAARMAVSSPLLENASLEGAKGLIVHFLASEHKAYEQREAVEFIKERASRDAMIKYGLVYDDTMGSTLRITVIATGFERADAVASAAKKRRLPMTPGFDDFSPVREAGEGADNILIPAYIRRRRIR, from the coding sequence ATGACAAACCTAAAGGCGCGGTTTAACGGCAAGCGGGCCAATATCAAGGTCGTCGGCGTGGGCGGGGGCGGCGGCAACGCCATCAACAGGATGGTGGACGCCAAAATCGGCGGGGTGGATTTTCTGGCCCTCAATACCGACGCGCAGGATTTGCGGCGCAACCTGGCCCCCTACCGCTGCCAGCTGGGCGAAAATCTCACCAAGGGCCTGGGCGTGGGCGGAGACCCCGACCGGGGCCGCGCCGCCGCCGAGGAATCCATGGAGCAGATAAAGCAGCTGGTGGGCGACGCCGACCTGCTGTTTATCACCGCCGGAATGGGCGGCGGCACCGGAACCGGGGCCGCGCCGGTAATCGCCCGCGTGGCGCGCGAGGCTGCCGGGGCGGATGTGCTGCTTATCGGCGTGGTAACCCGCCCGTTTGACTTTGAAGGGCACGAGCGCATGCGCCAGGCGCAGGAAGGCATAAACGCCATGCGCAGCCATGTGGACTCGCTGCTGGTGATTCCCAACGAGAAGCTCTTTGACATCATAGACCGCAACACCCCCACCAAAGAGGCCTACAAGATGGCAGACGATGTGCTGCGCCAGGCGGTGCAGGGCATATCGGAGGTCATCACCACGCCCGGCGAGGTGAATGTGGACTTTAACGACGTGCGGCGCATTATGTCCAAGTCGGGGGAGGCGCTTATAGGCATAGGGCAGTCCGCCTCGGCCACCAGGCATACAGACGCGGCGCGGATGGCGGTCTCGTCTCCGCTGCTGGAAAACGCCAGCCTGGAGGGCGCAAAGGGCCTGATAGTCCACTTTCTCGCGAGCGAGCACAAAGCCTACGAGCAGCGCGAGGCGGTGGAGTTCATAAAAGAGCGCGCCAGCCGCGACGCGATGATAAAATACGGCCTTGTCTACGACGATACGATGGGAAGCACCCTGCGCATAACCGTCATAGCCACCGGTTTCGAGCGCGCGGACGCCGTTGCCTCCGCCGCAAAAAAGCGCCGCCTGCCGATGACGCCCGGTTTTGACGACTTCTCGCCCGTGCGCGAGGCCGGGGAGGGCGCCGACAACATTCTGATTCCCGCCTACATCCGCCGGCGGAGGATACGGTGA
- the ftsA gene encoding cell division protein FtsA — MPKNEIAAGLDMGGGRITAVVTERDCETGAVKVLSGASAPCRGLKSGVVVDIKETSNTVARLIEQCERDAGAEVETVCLGVRGAHLKSANGHGAYNIARADKEITSEDVHSVIENAKAFPLESDKEILHVLPQGFSIDRQKGVPNPEGMEGSLLEVDVHIVSASSSHLNNLIKSVAKAGFAVEEPFYSLITLGECALTPEEKELGALLIDFGGETTSIALYHEGGIKFSRDLPYGCDLITRDIAYGLHTSREGAREIKEKYGSAWPAMMTDDEEIPVPGLDGRAVHNVKPSFLLEIIQPRAEEILEKVREEIEKTRYADIPGVGAITGGGSLLKGLPELCCQSLSLREARRAGVQRSLACGDEKFFHPSYGSALSLAVYPAIRTDNITERPVSRRSPLEKVCGLFKGLEIFGRD, encoded by the coding sequence ATGCCGAAAAACGAAATCGCCGCGGGGCTGGACATGGGGGGCGGCAGAATTACCGCCGTAGTTACGGAGCGTGACTGCGAAACCGGTGCGGTAAAGGTGCTTTCCGGCGCGTCCGCGCCGTGCAGGGGGCTTAAAAGCGGGGTGGTGGTGGATATAAAAGAGACCTCCAACACCGTCGCCCGCCTGATAGAGCAGTGCGAGCGCGACGCCGGAGCCGAGGTGGAAACCGTCTGCCTGGGCGTGCGCGGGGCGCATCTGAAATCGGCCAACGGGCACGGCGCATACAATATCGCCCGCGCCGACAAGGAAATCACCTCCGAGGATGTGCATTCCGTCATAGAAAATGCCAAGGCCTTCCCGCTGGAAAGCGACAAGGAAATTCTGCATGTCCTGCCGCAGGGCTTTTCCATAGACCGGCAGAAGGGCGTGCCCAACCCCGAGGGGATGGAAGGCTCGCTGCTGGAGGTGGACGTGCATATAGTGAGCGCGTCTTCCTCGCATCTCAACAATCTCATAAAGTCCGTCGCCAAGGCCGGCTTTGCGGTGGAGGAGCCGTTCTACAGCCTCATCACTCTGGGCGAATGCGCGCTTACGCCGGAGGAAAAGGAGCTGGGCGCGCTGCTTATAGATTTCGGGGGGGAGACCACCTCCATCGCGCTTTACCACGAGGGCGGAATCAAGTTCTCGCGAGACCTGCCCTACGGCTGCGACCTCATCACGCGCGATATCGCCTACGGACTGCACACCTCGCGCGAGGGCGCGCGGGAAATCAAGGAAAAGTACGGCTCCGCCTGGCCCGCCATGATGACCGACGACGAGGAGATTCCCGTCCCCGGCCTGGACGGGCGCGCCGTCCATAATGTGAAGCCCAGCTTCCTGCTGGAGATAATACAGCCCCGCGCCGAGGAAATACTGGAAAAAGTCCGCGAGGAGATAGAGAAAACCAGATACGCCGACATTCCCGGCGTGGGCGCTATAACCGGCGGCGGCTCGCTGCTGAAAGGACTGCCGGAACTGTGCTGCCAGTCTCTCAGCCTGCGCGAGGCGCGCCGGGCTGGGGTGCAGCGCAGCCTCGCCTGCGGCGACGAGAAATTTTTCCATCCCTCCTACGGCTCGGCGCTGTCGCTTGCCGTGTACCCGGCCATACGGACCGACAATATAACCGAAAGGCCCGTGTCGCGCCGCTCGCCGCTGGAGAAGGTGTGCGGCCTCTTCAAGGGGCTGGAAATATTCGGAAGGGATTGA
- a CDS encoding cell division protein FtsQ/DivIB — MRVRKYKVTARPQTVRRRTARIRMAAVAAVAAVFCFFAARKAADAAGRAVNSVEWAKWRLAAVDAGGVPEDSRQAVLKLAALPQGSEVTSSDARGLEGKIASVFPELRGVSVRRGWASRTLSVSAGRRQPCARVLLGASTAYMDERGEIYGAEPSPPPELLAVALPAGSRARVFRPETAAMLKSISAFESELPAKPVLVAADRGETSFRLRLADGAVVEWGGSAHTAEKIARLAQVYGKARERFAGPYKINMKYFEDGRILLSR, encoded by the coding sequence ATGCGGGTCAGAAAATACAAAGTTACGGCAAGGCCGCAGACAGTGCGCCGCAGAACCGCGCGCATCAGGATGGCGGCGGTGGCGGCGGTTGCCGCCGTGTTCTGTTTTTTCGCCGCGCGCAAGGCGGCGGACGCCGCGGGCCGGGCCGTGAATTCCGTGGAATGGGCCAAATGGCGGCTGGCGGCGGTTGACGCGGGCGGCGTTCCCGAAGATTCGCGCCAGGCCGTGCTGAAACTGGCCGCGCTGCCGCAGGGCAGCGAGGTTACCTCCTCCGACGCGCGCGGGCTGGAGGGGAAAATAGCTTCCGTGTTCCCGGAACTGCGCGGCGTTTCGGTGCGCAGGGGATGGGCTTCGCGCACGCTTTCCGTTTCCGCCGGGCGGCGCCAGCCTTGCGCCAGGGTGCTGCTGGGAGCATCCACCGCCTATATGGACGAGCGCGGCGAAATCTACGGGGCGGAGCCGTCGCCCCCGCCGGAACTGCTGGCAGTTGCGCTGCCGGCGGGCAGCCGCGCGCGCGTATTCAGGCCGGAAACCGCCGCCATGCTTAAAAGCATAAGCGCATTTGAATCCGAACTGCCCGCGAAACCGGTGCTTGTCGCCGCAGACAGGGGCGAAACCTCCTTCCGGCTGCGGCTGGCCGACGGCGCGGTTGTGGAATGGGGCGGCAGCGCGCACACCGCGGAGAAAATTGCCCGCCTGGCGCAGGTTTACGGCAAGGCGAGGGAGCGTTTTGCGGGGCCGTACAAAATCAACATGAAATATTTCGAGGACGGCAGGATACTGCTGAGCCGGTAA
- a CDS encoding sulfite exporter TauE/SafE family protein, with the protein MAAYFKVIAEGAALGFATGPYCAAACGPALLPWLLAFSEAGTARITALFLGGRLAAYAAAALAASFSGGYLEKAAGPQTAAFVSIASGAYMLAAFFVFRWQCRSGCERAAALRAGPLALGFMTGIAPCPPLAGAVIKAAGLPGPAALLMFGGFFAASSLFVLPAAALQPFLRSERAANIGRLTLAAMSVYLICAGLLKLL; encoded by the coding sequence ATGGCGGCTTATTTTAAGGTAATCGCCGAAGGCGCGGCCCTGGGCTTTGCCACCGGGCCGTACTGCGCCGCCGCCTGCGGTCCGGCGCTGCTGCCCTGGCTGCTGGCTTTTTCGGAGGCGGGGACGGCGCGCATCACCGCGCTGTTTCTGGGCGGCAGGCTGGCGGCTTATGCTGCGGCGGCGCTGGCGGCGTCTTTTTCCGGCGGGTATCTGGAAAAGGCCGCCGGGCCGCAAACCGCGGCTTTCGTCTCCATAGCCTCCGGCGCTTACATGCTGGCGGCGTTTTTTGTGTTCAGGTGGCAGTGCCGGTCCGGCTGCGAAAGGGCCGCCGCGCTGCGCGCGGGGCCGCTTGCGCTGGGGTTTATGACGGGAATTGCGCCCTGCCCGCCGCTTGCGGGCGCGGTCATAAAGGCTGCCGGCCTCCCCGGCCCGGCGGCGCTGCTGATGTTTGGCGGGTTTTTCGCGGCAAGTTCGCTTTTCGTGCTGCCGGCGGCGGCTTTGCAGCCGTTTCTGCGCTCGGAGCGGGCGGCCAATATCGGCAGGCTGACGCTGGCCGCCATGTCGGTTTATCTGATTTGTGCGGGGCTGCTCAAGTTATTATAA